The following proteins come from a genomic window of Ktedonobacterales bacterium:
- a CDS encoding MaoC/PaaZ C-terminal domain-containing protein, translating into MSTSLSALTTGQELTPLVKPPVTREQLRAYADASGDHNLIHLDDDFARMAGLDGVIAHGMLSMGFLGQFVSGWMGTLAGKPGLARLKVRFSAMVKPGDILTCKGTIKTIEQRDGRALLTLDVWAENQRGERVTGGAAEVSVA; encoded by the coding sequence CGCCCTCACTACCGGCCAGGAATTGACGCCGCTCGTCAAGCCGCCCGTCACCCGCGAACAACTCAGAGCCTATGCCGACGCCTCCGGCGATCACAACCTTATTCATCTAGATGACGATTTCGCCCGCATGGCTGGATTAGATGGGGTGATTGCTCACGGCATGTTGAGCATGGGCTTTTTAGGGCAGTTCGTCAGCGGCTGGATGGGTACGCTGGCAGGCAAGCCCGGCCTTGCCCGCCTCAAAGTCCGTTTTTCCGCTATGGTCAAGCCCGGCGATATCCTTACCTGCAAAGGGACCATCAAAACCATCGAGCAGCGCGATGGCCGCGCGCTGCTCACCCTGGACGTATGGGCCGAAAACCAGCGCGGTGAGCGCGTCACTGGCGGCGCTGCCGAAGTCTCTGTCGCCTGA